CTCAACGATCAATGGAGGAAAGGGGGAGCGCTGGATTCGGCTGGTTTCCGTCCCCTCTCGGGGTTAGCTCTTCCTCAACGAAACTTGTAGAAGAAAAAACACCCCGAAACCCTGGTTTCCGTCCCCTCTCGGGGTTAGCTCTTCCTCAACGGTGTAAAGAGGAAATCGGATGATGAAATAAAGACAGTTTCCGTCCCCTCTCGGGGTTAGCTCTTCCTCAACCCTACCCTCGGGAGCCCTCATAAATTCAGGCTCCCTACATTCATTTGCGGATTAAAAATTTTTCTCTCATACTTTGCACCAATTACTTGATTTAAAAAATGCAAAACCCTTAAATTACAAGACACGGATAAAAATCAATCTATTTCCCATGAGAATATACACAATCCCATATCAAACAACTTCCCCTGATAATGTGTCATTTTCCTCATCCGGGGAGAGATTTTTTCATCTGTTTTATGCTTATGTTTCCAAAATTGCTTCTGTAATATTTCTCTGGCAACTTTTACGGCCTGTCTCTTTGGATATATACTATATATTAGTGTCTTAGAAATAAACCCAACTCCGCCGCCTAAAGGAAGAACACATTCAGGATATTCTATTCTCCCAGAATAACTAGCCAAATATTCTTGTTGATATTTTTCAAATCCTGATTTTATCATCTCTGTAATGTCATTCATGGAATATGGGAAATTATCATTTATAGAAAACGAAAAATCAATTTCTACTCCCGGCTTCAGGCATTCTCTCAAAATTGGGATTTTAGAAAATGCTTTCTGCCCATCAGGACTATAATCCTCTTTTGCACATAAAATCAAAGCAGTTTTTGAAATAATATCACTGTCACTAATTCTAATACCAGACATCCACTTATCAACGATCTCTGTTTCATATATGATATTTTTTCTCTGCAACAGTCCCTCTACACCACTATTTTCCCTTCTTAAAAAAGCTTTCCGGTTAAACTTCCTTTCTCTTGAGAAAACCTCCTTTGTAATGTTTTCCCGAATGTCATCTGGAAGTTTCTCCTTCCTTATCAACTCCTGCAAAATTACGGTTCTAAGGGTTCCTTTTAGACTGCTCCCCGGAATATAAACTTCTCCATATGAGTCTTTTACAAATGTCTTGATATTAGAATGTCTAATATCTGCCTCTCCAATATCCAAACAATACTCGCTAAGTTCCTTGATATCTTTTACAGATATCGGATTCTGATATTTCACCCACTCATTAAAAGAGTTCTTAGTTTCCCCCAAAATAAATCTTTCATAAGAATCCTGCAGATTATGTTCGATCAGGAAGCGAAAAAACCGAGATGTATTTAAAATATATGCCTTTCTTTCCGCTCTGTCCAGGAAATACTCTGTTTTCTTCAATTCATTTCCGGATCCGATAAAAACAGGTGCGAGAGTTTTTAATTTAATTCTACCGTACTTTTTACTCACATTTCCACCCCCACAAACATCGGCTTCGCATACCGATAAACCGCATGTCGTCCTCCTGCCGAAACATCATAGACATCCCCCTCATAGATATTCCTTACACAAGATCCTGCCTTAAGGCAATACAGTTCTTTCTTTTTCTGAAACTTTTCGGCATACATCTGTGAAGCAACAAAACCGCTTCTCACGACAATACTATAATCAGCATCCATTAATGCCTGTTCCAGTTCATTCTCTCCGGGCAGCGAAACTGACAACACCACTTTATATGGATAAGCAGAAAACTTCTCCAGTCTCTCTTGCAATGTTTCCGGGACGTCTGCATATATAGGTTCAAATTTTCCCAAACCTGTGGAAACTTTCCCGCCAATACCTTCATATCCCAAACTATATAAGAGATCTCCTACCATATCTAAAATTTCATCGTCTGCATATGCCACAATAATATACAAACCTGTCAGATTGTTCTCATAGTGAAACACACCGATCTGATATGGGCCGCTGTCGTCTCTGTTATTAACTCTTGTCCGAATCTCTTTCTTTCCAAGCATTGACAGTCGTTCCCATTCTGACTTTATATCCAACTTTCCAGCCAAAAAATCCTGATAATGTTTTTCTGAAACATATGTCAGTTTCTTTATCTGCTTTTTTACAGATGAATCTCTCTTGTCCCTGTTTATATTTGACACGACAGGTTTGGGAAGATAGTATTCCTCCCCAATATACGGCATACTATCAGATAATAATAACTTCCCCTTTTTCACATAATCCACAAGTCTTTCTATTCCGATTTCACCAATGGATTTTAATGCTTCCTGACACAAAGCCGAAAAAATAGTATCTGCAGAAAAAGCCATACCACTTTTCGAAAGTCTCCCAGCGCCTATGTGAACTCCCGTCAGAAAATTCAACTTATAAATCGCATATTTCATGTCTATTCCTCTTCCAAAATCCGATTGCAACCATCCAAGATTCCTTCACTCAATTCTCCAACACAAACTTCCGCTTGAAGATCAGAAATGCGAACACGGCCATATCCTCTGCTTCCATGCCCGCCAAGATAGTCGTACTGCAGCAACTGAAATCCTTCTTTCAAAAGATTAATATCCTCTATCGCTTCCTCTTCCGATTCTACATTATATATAATCCAAAGTGGAAAACGTGTCCCTCTTACCACCCGCTCAATCTGTCTTGGATTTGCTACTCCGCTAAGACGATTAATGGAATTTTCGAACTTTACTTCTGCTGGATAGTCTATGCCATATTTGCGCAACTCTTCAACATTTTCTGCAATCATATCCGTAAATATCAGACGGCTGTTATGCTTCTTTTCTTCTTTGGAATTGTCATCATTAGAAGCACCAAACAACCGCTTAATCTCTGGTGCATCCAGTTCAATCCTATTACCAGGATTTTTCTCTCTGTCATTATGAACTTCTGCCAGAAGCGTACGAAGTTTTCCCTTCAAACTGCTTCCCGGTATCATCGGATTCCCCGAATAAACATCTTTAATAACCGGCGAATCAATAGCTCCAATTGCTGAAAACCCCTCATTTCCACCTATATGTAACCCCGTCAATACTTCTATTGTTCCTGTTATCTCTAATTTTGCTTTCATCATTTCTCCTTACTCTCCTCCGTAATATTTGTGATACGCTACCAATGCCTCCACATAATGATAGTACAAAACAAAATGTTCCTTACTGTTTTCAATCCAGTCCACATAATCCATCATATGTGTTTTTTCAATAAATCTTTTGACTTCTTGATCTCTTCCTGCCTCATAAGCACATCGCACTTTATAATATTTCAAATCATACTGTACGTCTTCATCCAAATATTTCTCGCTGCTATGGACAACTCGATTATATAGCCCTGAAAGCATTGACAACATGCTTCTTAATTTTGATGTAGATATCATCTTGCCCTTTTTGCTGCTTCCTTTCAACTCAATTATAATTTTTTCCGCTTCTTCGACATACGTCTGTTTATTAAGTGTCCTTCCCATTATTCCATCTCCCTTGTTTTATAAGCATATAAATAGATTGCTGTAATCATTTGCCTTCTGTTTTCCTTATCTTTGAGCCATTGATAGATTTGTTCCGAGAATTGATATAGCCTTTCATGCTTTTCTTTATTTTTCTGTTCTTTTTGCTGTATTCTGCCTAAAAGATATGCTAACCGCGCTAAATTTATCTTTTGTTCAACCCCAGTATCGACTCCCTGAAACAGCTCAAGCATTTCATAAAGAAAGCTTCTGCCTTTATCCTGGTGGGCCTCAAAAAAGTCATTAAGTAATTTGTATTTTTCCCGGATAACTTTATTTTGAAACTCAGGCCACGAATATGTATTATCCTTTTCAAACAAGGTAACCGCATTTTTACCATCTACACTTTTTGCATAATCCTCCAGATCTCCAGTCATTTCAGCCATATTTGCAACAGGAAACTTGGAGTCATAAATTCCGATACCAGCAGAAAAGCTCAAACTGCCTTGTGTATATCTTTGGAAGCTTTCATATAGATCAAGAGAAAAGCCGATAATATCATCCCAGCTTCCAACAATAAAAAGATCATCACCTCCGGCATATACAACAACTGCTGTTCTTTTTCCCGTCTCTTTATCTACAATATAATTTTCTCCACACTCTAGCAAACTGTTGATATGTTTTTTAAAATACATGGACATTTTTCTTGAAAAAGTAGCTGTTCTGGAAAGAGTTACATATTTATCCTGTTCTGTTTTGTCTTCAAAACCGTGAATAAAACTCTTTCCAAGATCGTCAACATCCGCTCTTAAAATCGCAATCTTTTTGGTTCCTACTGCCTTTCCTTTTAAGTCTTCAAATGTTTCTTCCGAAGCATAATCTGCCACCCATAACTTTGTCACATGCAGTCCTGTATAAATTTGGTTTTTACCATATGTCTTTACATATCCCGGACTTTTCATTGCATTCAGGGTTTCTGCACGATCCATAAACTTAAGTACACAGCCAAAGGGTAA
This window of the Massilistercora timonensis genome carries:
- the csm4 gene encoding type III-A CRISPR-associated RAMP protein Csm4, yielding MKYAIYKLNFLTGVHIGAGRLSKSGMAFSADTIFSALCQEALKSIGEIGIERLVDYVKKGKLLLSDSMPYIGEEYYLPKPVVSNINRDKRDSSVKKQIKKLTYVSEKHYQDFLAGKLDIKSEWERLSMLGKKEIRTRVNNRDDSGPYQIGVFHYENNLTGLYIIVAYADDEILDMVGDLLYSLGYEGIGGKVSTGLGKFEPIYADVPETLQERLEKFSAYPYKVVLSVSLPGENELEQALMDADYSIVVRSGFVASQMYAEKFQKKKELYCLKAGSCVRNIYEGDVYDVSAGGRHAVYRYAKPMFVGVEM
- the csm5 gene encoding type III-A CRISPR-associated RAMP protein Csm5, which codes for MSKKYGRIKLKTLAPVFIGSGNELKKTEYFLDRAERKAYILNTSRFFRFLIEHNLQDSYERFILGETKNSFNEWVKYQNPISVKDIKELSEYCLDIGEADIRHSNIKTFVKDSYGEVYIPGSSLKGTLRTVILQELIRKEKLPDDIRENITKEVFSRERKFNRKAFLRRENSGVEGLLQRKNIIYETEIVDKWMSGIRISDSDIISKTALILCAKEDYSPDGQKAFSKIPILRECLKPGVEIDFSFSINDNFPYSMNDITEMIKSGFEKYQQEYLASYSGRIEYPECVLPLGGGVGFISKTLIYSIYPKRQAVKVAREILQKQFWKHKHKTDEKISPRMRKMTHYQGKLFDMGLCIFSWEID
- the csm3 gene encoding type III-A CRISPR-associated RAMP protein Csm3: MMKAKLEITGTIEVLTGLHIGGNEGFSAIGAIDSPVIKDVYSGNPMIPGSSLKGKLRTLLAEVHNDREKNPGNRIELDAPEIKRLFGASNDDNSKEEKKHNSRLIFTDMIAENVEELRKYGIDYPAEVKFENSINRLSGVANPRQIERVVRGTRFPLWIIYNVESEEEAIEDINLLKEGFQLLQYDYLGGHGSRGYGRVRISDLQAEVCVGELSEGILDGCNRILEEE
- the csm2 gene encoding type III-A CRISPR-associated protein Csm2, encoding MGRTLNKQTYVEEAEKIIIELKGSSKKGKMISTSKLRSMLSMLSGLYNRVVHSSEKYLDEDVQYDLKYYKVRCAYEAGRDQEVKRFIEKTHMMDYVDWIENSKEHFVLYYHYVEALVAYHKYYGGE